In Deltaproteobacteria bacterium, a single window of DNA contains:
- the secF gene encoding protein translocase subunit SecF, whose product MDIWGETRIDFVGKRNYAFLLSGMLAILGLIAAVLIPMGRANLGVDFAGGVSIQLKFEKPVAIDEARKLMESGGFKDSELQEFKADSKLLIRLKKPEGDVRKISEGIINVFTNGFPDNKFIIDSTEEVGPTIGKRLQKDALWAVSISLLGILTYVAWRFEFVFGVAAVIATFHDVLAVLGIFYVSGKEINLLIITALLTLAGYSLTDTVVVFDRIRENLRKRTKETLAQLINRSINEVLRRTIVTSTTVLLVLAALLAAGGEVIHDFSLALFIGVIVGTYSSIFVASPVVLLWKKK is encoded by the coding sequence ATGGACATCTGGGGTGAAACTAGAATAGACTTTGTAGGCAAAAGGAATTATGCGTTTTTATTGTCAGGAATGCTTGCCATCCTTGGACTCATTGCAGCGGTTCTAATCCCGATGGGCAGGGCAAACCTTGGCGTTGACTTTGCCGGAGGGGTAAGCATACAGTTGAAATTTGAAAAGCCTGTTGCAATAGATGAGGCAAGAAAACTTATGGAATCTGGCGGCTTTAAAGACAGTGAACTTCAGGAATTCAAGGCAGACAGTAAACTCCTTATAAGACTAAAAAAGCCTGAAGGCGATGTAAGGAAGATTTCAGAAGGCATTATTAATGTATTTACAAATGGCTTTCCTGACAACAAGTTTATAATTGACTCTACAGAAGAGGTAGGCCCGACAATTGGCAAGAGACTTCAAAAAGATGCGCTCTGGGCAGTCAGCATATCTCTCCTCGGCATACTCACATATGTTGCATGGAGGTTTGAATTTGTATTCGGCGTTGCGGCGGTTATTGCCACATTCCATGATGTTCTGGCTGTCCTAGGAATATTCTATGTCTCTGGCAAGGAAATCAACCTGTTGATTATAACCGCACTTCTTACGCTGGCAGGTTATTCACTTACAGATACAGTTGTTGTGTTTGACAGGATAAGGGAAAACTTAAGAAAACGGACAAAAGAAACACTTGCACAACTCATAAACAGGAGCATAAATGAGGTATTAAGGAGAACCATCGTTACATCAACCACTGTGCTTCTTGTGCTTGCCGCACTCCTTGCTGCGGGCGGCGAAGTAATCCACGACTTTTCACTTGCCCTCTTTATAGGGGTTATAGTCGGCACATACTCTTCCATATTTGTGGCAAGTCCTGTTGTGCTTTTGTGGAAAAAGAAATAA
- the secD gene encoding protein translocase subunit SecD encodes MSKSIPIRLTLISFFFVLAMVLFLPSTPISKDLPSFWRNNVPKINLGLDLQGGMHLVLQVDTEKAVANHTQRLASSISSLLIEKKAAITSVKASGVSDISIAYTGTDTKDIEKLMDSNYQIFKKTRGAGSEIIYTLIDGEIERIKEWSVSQALETIRNRIDKFGVAEPHIQRQGINEIIVQLPGLKDTERAIALIGKTAVLEFKLVDETGDVKKAAEENITPEGDELLYQRGTDKETGIVKQTPYLLKKQTLITGDSLTDARVAIDSQFNEPYVSITFDSEGARQFEKITAESVGKRLAIILDGNVYSAPNIQERIGGGRAMITGRFTHEEASDLAIVLRAGALPAPVNIIQNVTVGPSLGQDSIEAGVKACIIGGILVLLFMMFYYKFAGVIADFAVVLNISMLLGAMAWFNATLTLPGIAGIILTIGMGVDSNVLIFERIKEELRLGKTPRSAVDAGYDRAWWTVIDSHVTTLITAAVLFQFGSGPIKGFAVSLSLGILINLFTALVGTKVIFDMMHQRRRVERVSI; translated from the coding sequence ATGAGTAAAAGTATACCTATTCGGCTGACACTAATAAGTTTTTTCTTTGTTCTGGCAATGGTGTTGTTTCTGCCGTCAACACCTATTTCAAAAGACCTCCCGTCTTTCTGGCGGAATAATGTGCCTAAAATAAATCTTGGACTTGACTTGCAGGGAGGTATGCATCTCGTTTTGCAGGTGGATACTGAAAAGGCTGTGGCTAACCATACGCAAAGGCTTGCAAGCAGTATTTCTTCTCTTCTCATAGAAAAGAAGGCGGCGATTACATCTGTAAAGGCAAGTGGTGTGTCAGATATTTCCATTGCATATACAGGTACTGATACAAAGGATATTGAAAAGTTGATGGATAGCAACTATCAAATCTTTAAAAAGACAAGGGGCGCTGGCAGCGAAATTATATATACATTGATTGATGGTGAGATAGAGAGGATAAAAGAGTGGAGCGTATCTCAGGCACTGGAGACCATACGCAACCGTATTGACAAGTTTGGTGTTGCAGAACCACATATACAGCGTCAGGGCATAAATGAGATAATTGTGCAATTACCGGGTTTAAAGGACACGGAAAGGGCGATAGCACTTATTGGCAAGACTGCTGTGCTTGAGTTTAAACTTGTTGATGAAACAGGGGATGTAAAAAAGGCGGCAGAGGAGAATATTACACCAGAGGGAGATGAACTTCTCTATCAAAGGGGGACAGATAAAGAAACAGGTATAGTCAAGCAGACACCATATCTTCTAAAAAAACAGACCCTCATTACAGGTGATTCCCTGACAGATGCAAGGGTTGCCATTGACAGCCAGTTTAACGAGCCGTATGTGTCCATAACATTTGACAGTGAGGGTGCAAGACAGTTTGAAAAAATAACAGCAGAGAGTGTGGGCAAAAGACTTGCTATAATCCTTGATGGCAATGTCTACTCAGCGCCTAATATTCAGGAAAGGATTGGCGGGGGACGGGCAATGATAACCGGCAGGTTCACCCATGAAGAGGCATCTGACCTTGCAATTGTGCTGCGGGCAGGTGCGCTGCCTGCACCTGTGAATATAATCCAGAATGTTACTGTTGGTCCATCGCTTGGGCAGGATTCTATTGAGGCAGGGGTTAAGGCGTGCATTATCGGCGGCATACTGGTTTTGTTGTTTATGATGTTTTATTATAAATTTGCAGGTGTGATTGCGGATTTCGCGGTTGTATTAAATATTAGCATGCTTTTAGGCGCTATGGCATGGTTCAATGCAACGCTTACGCTCCCTGGTATTGCAGGAATAATATTGACTATAGGTATGGGCGTGGATTCAAATGTCCTGATATTTGAAAGAATCAAAGAGGAACTGCGTCTGGGCAAGACGCCAAGATCAGCAGTTGACGCAGGTTATGACAGGGCATGGTGGACTGTTATAGACTCCCATGTTACAACACTTATTACAGCAGCGGTATTATTTCAGTTTGGAAGCGGACCAATAAAGGGTTTTGCAGTATCATTAAGTCTTGGGATTTTAATAAATCTTTTCACAGCCCTTGTCGGCACAAAGGTTATCTTTGACATGATGCATCAAAGGAGAAGGGTGGAGAGGGTAAGCATATAA
- the recJ gene encoding single-stranded-DNA-specific exonuclease RecJ, giving the protein MDLRHNNKRKPKRWLIREPDETLQNLFVNELKISTLTANLLINRGIDTIDNASTFLSPNLKNLHNPFLLKGMDKAVARIIDAIQKNEAITIYGDYDVDGTAGASVLYLFLKETGARVSYYIPERLKEGYGLNKQAIQRLSEDGVKLVVTTDCGISNYDEVGFATGLGLDVIITDHHEITSKVPPAYAVLNPKQETCAFPFKELAGVGVAFNLIIALRTKLRDRGGFSNGEPNLKNYLDIVALGTIADMVPLVDENRIFAVYGIESMTKGERCGIRALKDVSRISGNIKSWHIGFQLAPRINAAGRLERADTAVKLITTNDPDEAVLLARELDMENRARQDIEGEILKEAIDMIEREGLKNAIILASEKWHQGVIGVVASKLIDTYYRPTVLISLAGDIGKGSARGIKAFHMLEGLQTCAKYLERFGGHKAAAGLTIHKGNIPAFKEAFFNLTAGLKDEDFTPELSLDGYINLDELSEGVVMEIDSLAPFGLGNPEPLLCANEARIIGSQIVGSNHLRFKAAHKNRVFNAIAYRFGDMHPLDDKYMDIAFTPYIEEWNGNRDLKLNVKGIRGLIGRTF; this is encoded by the coding sequence ATGGATTTGAGACATAATAATAAAAGAAAACCCAAAAGATGGCTTATTCGGGAACCTGATGAAACCCTTCAAAACCTATTTGTAAATGAACTGAAAATATCCACCTTAACAGCGAATCTCCTAATAAACAGAGGCATTGATACCATAGACAACGCCTCTACCTTTTTATCGCCTAATCTAAAGAACCTCCACAACCCATTTTTGCTCAAGGGCATGGATAAGGCAGTTGCTAGGATTATAGACGCTATCCAAAAAAATGAGGCAATCACAATATATGGTGATTATGATGTGGACGGCACAGCAGGGGCGTCTGTCTTATATCTTTTCTTAAAAGAGACAGGGGCGAGGGTATCTTACTATATCCCTGAAAGATTAAAAGAGGGCTATGGATTAAATAAACAGGCGATTCAAAGGTTGTCAGAAGATGGTGTAAAACTTGTTGTTACAACAGACTGCGGCATATCAAATTATGATGAGGTTGGGTTTGCAACTGGTCTTGGACTGGATGTAATTATAACAGACCATCATGAAATTACATCCAAAGTCCCGCCTGCATATGCTGTCCTGAACCCAAAGCAGGAAACATGCGCATTTCCATTTAAAGAACTGGCAGGGGTAGGGGTTGCTTTTAATCTGATAATAGCACTTCGCACAAAACTAAGAGACAGGGGGGGTTTTTCAAATGGTGAACCTAATCTGAAAAACTATCTGGATATTGTGGCATTGGGAACCATTGCAGACATGGTGCCCCTTGTTGATGAAAACAGGATATTTGCCGTATATGGCATTGAATCAATGACAAAGGGAGAAAGGTGCGGCATAAGGGCATTAAAGGATGTTAGCAGAATAAGTGGAAATATAAAATCATGGCACATAGGTTTTCAACTTGCACCGAGGATAAATGCAGCAGGCAGGCTGGAAAGGGCAGATACTGCTGTAAAACTCATTACTACAAATGACCCTGATGAGGCGGTACTGCTTGCAAGGGAACTGGATATGGAAAACCGTGCAAGACAGGATATTGAGGGTGAAATACTTAAGGAAGCAATTGATATGATAGAAAGGGAAGGACTCAAAAATGCTATTATCCTTGCATCTGAAAAATGGCATCAGGGGGTAATAGGTGTTGTTGCCTCAAAACTTATAGATACATATTACAGGCCAACAGTTCTTATTTCATTGGCAGGAGATATTGGCAAGGGTTCTGCTAGGGGCATCAAGGCATTTCATATGCTTGAGGGTTTGCAGACATGCGCCAAGTATCTTGAAAGGTTCGGCGGGCATAAGGCAGCAGCAGGGCTTACAATCCATAAGGGGAACATCCCTGCCTTTAAAGAGGCATTTTTTAATCTAACAGCAGGGCTGAAAGATGAAGACTTTACCCCCGAATTATCTCTGGACGGATATATTAATCTTGATGAATTGAGCGAAGGGGTGGTTATGGAAATTGACAGCCTTGCACCATTCGGGCTTGGTAATCCTGAACCCCTTTTATGTGCAAACGAGGCACGGATTATCGGTAGCCAGATTGTTGGTTCTAACCATTTGAGATTTAAAGCAGCACACAAAAATCGTGTATTTAATGCAATTGCATACAGATTTGGCGATATGCACCCTTTAGATGACAAGTATATGGATATAGCATTCACACCT
- the yajC gene encoding preprotein translocase subunit YajC translates to MFTNIAYAQEGAAQPAAFQSIAGILPLVLIFVIFYFLLIRPQQKKAREHREMLSKLEKNDMVVTSGGICGKITGVAEDSVTVEIADNVKVKVMKEHIVNRKK, encoded by the coding sequence ATGTTTACAAATATTGCATATGCACAGGAAGGTGCGGCACAGCCGGCAGCATTTCAGAGTATTGCAGGTATCCTGCCGCTGGTTCTTATCTTTGTGATATTCTATTTTCTTCTGATAAGACCCCAGCAAAAAAAGGCAAGGGAACATCGGGAGATGTTAAGCAAACTTGAAAAAAACGATATGGTTGTTACATCAGGCGGCATCTGCGGTAAAATAACAGGTGTTGCCGAAGACTCTGTTACAGTTGAAATCGCAGATAATGTAAAGGTGAAGGTTATGAAGGAACATATAGTGAACAGGAAAAAATAA
- the tgt gene encoding tRNA guanosine(34) transglycosylase Tgt: MHFEFLKKDPAGETRLGKITTSRGIINTPVFMPVGTYGTVKAMLPEELLDLGVEIILGNTYHLYLRPGHKLIKELGGLHKFMHWDGPILTDSGGYQVFSHAKLRKIKEEGVYFQSHIDGSSHLLTPEKAIDIQEALGSDIIMCLDECTPYPAAYEYTKESMGMTHRWARRCKEFMSSELRVQSSEGLITQNTKLKTPYLFGIMQGGMFEDLRRQSAEEIVNIGFDGYAVGGLSVGEEKDLMYKMVDAAVPYLPEDKPRYLMGVGMPEDIIECIARGIDMFDCVVPTRNARNGMLFTSFGKLVIKNSQFTNDAKPIDENCGCYTCRNFSRAYLRYVYMANEIIASRLNTIHNLYYYINLMKGIREAIKENRFEEFRKEFYKKREEVS; the protein is encoded by the coding sequence ATGCACTTTGAATTTTTAAAAAAAGACCCTGCAGGCGAGACAAGGCTTGGGAAAATTACCACCTCACGCGGTATCATAAATACCCCTGTCTTTATGCCTGTTGGGACATACGGGACAGTAAAGGCGATGCTGCCTGAGGAACTTCTGGATTTGGGTGTTGAAATAATACTTGGCAATACATATCATCTTTATTTAAGACCCGGACATAAACTAATAAAGGAACTCGGCGGACTTCATAAATTTATGCACTGGGATGGACCGATACTCACTGACAGCGGCGGGTATCAGGTTTTTAGCCATGCGAAACTGAGGAAGATTAAAGAGGAGGGTGTTTATTTTCAGTCGCATATAGACGGCTCAAGTCATCTTTTAACACCTGAAAAGGCGATAGATATTCAGGAGGCACTTGGAAGCGATATAATCATGTGCCTTGATGAATGCACACCCTATCCAGCAGCATATGAATATACAAAAGAGTCAATGGGAATGACGCACAGATGGGCAAGAAGGTGTAAAGAGTTTATGAGTTCAGAGTTAAGAGTTCAGAGTTCGGAAGGTTTAATAACTCAAAACACAAAACTCAAAACCCCATACTTATTCGGCATTATGCAAGGCGGGATGTTTGAGGATTTAAGAAGGCAAAGCGCAGAGGAGATTGTAAATATTGGTTTTGACGGCTATGCCGTAGGCGGTTTGAGCGTGGGCGAAGAAAAGGACTTGATGTATAAGATGGTGGATGCAGCCGTTCCATACCTGCCAGAGGATAAACCTAGATATTTAATGGGTGTTGGCATGCCTGAAGATATAATAGAGTGTATTGCAAGAGGTATTGATATGTTTGACTGTGTTGTGCCTACCAGAAATGCAAGAAATGGAATGCTCTTTACATCCTTTGGAAAATTGGTTATAAAGAACAGTCAATTTACAAATGATGCCAAACCAATTGATGAAAACTGCGGCTGTTACACATGCAGGAACTTTTCAAGGGCGTATTTAAGGTATGTTTATATGGCAAACGAAATCATTGCGTCAAGGCTTAATACAATACATAACCTCTATTATTATATAAATTTAATGAAGGGGATTAGAGAGGCAATAAAAGAAAACAGGTTTGAGGAGTTTAGAAAAGAATTCTATAAAAAAAGGGAGGAGGTTTCCTAA
- the glnD gene encoding [protein-PII] uridylyltransferase produces MSYNQHPITDSQIDSFPPKLVLEGNNILPSVKDYLKKGEEILHLMHIEGKSGHEIVCNYTLLIDTLLKTLYTFIETEIGGTAYPCKNNCTLVALGGYGREELNIRSDIDLMLLYPKKLLPFTEKLAERLLYILWDTGLDTGFSVRSLKECINLAKDDIKTKTAVLDARHLNGNTALFCEFLERLKKNVFNEKGASAFIKEKIEEGAIRKARYGGSVYLLEPNVKEGEGGLRDLHTALWVAKAKYGVADIAGLTNNSILSTEEFSQLYESTDFLWRVRNELHFESNRKLDQLTFDHQTRIAKVFGFEDTKTSLGVEKFMQKYYLHASNINHFSSLIISRCLNGCSTDITGYVCEMEKEIDGDFRLCSNLLCVKDANLFQEKPYKILKAFELTCLYNMNMDNMTKELLLKNLNLIDSSFMASMQARQSFINILKSGRAYNALQEMHRLRFLGKLMPAFEEITCKVQHDMYHIYTIDTHSLFAVRELERLRAAEYKMEFFLLATIYEEVSRPELLTLGVLLHDIGKAKGRGHAEKGAEMIGSILGGMGFSEEDIELVAFLVKHHLILPDTAQGRDIHDEKLVINFAKTVGSIERLNLLYLLTFADVRAVGPEVWTQWKAALFQELYFKAMTVIERGEFEPESAVKRIPKIRDAVVTILTDEIDRTAVENYFQLLPHRYFLSNSPDVIAGHIRFVEGLGEQLFTINIKHSTERHYTDVTICTLDMHGLFSKITGVMSANNINILGAQINTLKNGIVLDVLQVASPMGEIITDEAKWQKTKKDLADALTGAVYVDKLVAKIGTSILDKKPKPVVPAFVEIDNDVSDEFTVIDIHAQDRVGLLYSITSAMAKLGLYIYVSKITTKGNTASDIFYVKDIFGQKIYYSEKLKDIKETLLKAV; encoded by the coding sequence ACTGGTTGCCCTTGGTGGTTACGGCAGGGAGGAACTGAATATCCGTTCAGATATTGACCTGATGCTCCTCTATCCCAAAAAACTCTTACCATTTACTGAAAAACTTGCGGAGCGGCTCTTATATATATTGTGGGATACAGGGCTTGATACAGGGTTTAGTGTCAGGTCATTAAAAGAGTGTATAAACCTTGCAAAAGATGACATTAAGACCAAAACGGCTGTATTGGATGCCAGACACCTTAATGGAAACACTGCCCTTTTCTGTGAATTTCTGGAAAGGTTAAAGAAGAATGTCTTTAATGAAAAAGGCGCTTCTGCATTCATAAAAGAAAAGATTGAAGAAGGCGCTATTAGAAAGGCAAGATATGGCGGCTCTGTGTATCTTTTAGAGCCAAATGTTAAAGAAGGTGAAGGCGGGCTGCGCGATTTGCATACTGCCCTATGGGTAGCAAAGGCAAAGTATGGTGTTGCAGACATTGCAGGACTTACGAACAACAGCATCCTGTCTACTGAAGAATTCAGTCAATTATATGAATCAACAGATTTTTTATGGAGGGTCAGGAACGAACTCCATTTTGAGAGCAATAGAAAGTTAGACCAACTTACATTTGACCACCAGACAAGGATTGCAAAGGTGTTTGGTTTTGAAGATACAAAGACATCTTTAGGTGTAGAAAAATTTATGCAGAAATACTATCTGCATGCATCTAATATCAACCACTTTTCATCCCTTATAATATCACGGTGCTTGAACGGCTGTTCAACAGATATAACAGGTTATGTATGTGAAATGGAAAAGGAGATTGATGGTGACTTCAGGCTTTGCAGCAATCTTTTATGCGTGAAGGATGCAAACCTGTTTCAGGAAAAACCTTATAAGATACTTAAGGCATTTGAACTGACATGCCTTTATAATATGAACATGGACAATATGACAAAAGAATTACTCCTGAAAAACTTAAATCTTATTGACTCTAGTTTCATGGCATCCATGCAGGCAAGACAATCCTTTATAAATATTTTAAAAAGCGGCAGGGCTTACAATGCCCTGCAGGAGATGCACAGATTAAGATTTTTAGGCAAACTTATGCCTGCCTTTGAGGAGATTACATGCAAGGTTCAGCATGATATGTATCACATCTATACAATAGACACCCACTCCTTATTTGCTGTAAGGGAACTGGAAAGGTTAAGGGCAGCAGAATATAAGATGGAGTTTTTTCTGCTTGCCACAATATATGAAGAGGTCAGCCGTCCTGAACTCCTTACATTAGGTGTTTTGCTGCATGATATAGGAAAGGCAAAGGGAAGGGGACACGCAGAAAAAGGGGCTGAAATGATAGGCAGCATACTGGGGGGCATGGGATTTTCTGAAGAGGATATTGAACTTGTAGCCTTTCTTGTAAAACACCATCTTATCCTGCCTGATACTGCACAGGGCAGGGACATACATGACGAAAAACTTGTCATAAACTTTGCAAAGACTGTCGGCAGCATAGAGAGGTTGAATCTTTTATACCTCCTTACATTTGCAGATGTGCGGGCTGTTGGTCCTGAGGTGTGGACGCAGTGGAAGGCAGCGCTTTTTCAGGAACTATATTTCAAGGCAATGACAGTCATTGAAAGGGGCGAGTTTGAGCCTGAATCAGCGGTAAAACGGATACCAAAGATACGGGATGCGGTAGTGACTATACTTACAGATGAGATTGACAGAACTGCTGTTGAGAATTACTTTCAACTCTTGCCTCACAGATATTTTCTTTCAAATTCTCCTGATGTAATTGCAGGGCATATAAGGTTTGTAGAGGGATTGGGTGAACAGTTATTCACAATAAATATAAAACACTCTACTGAAAGACATTATACTGATGTAACAATCTGCACACTTGATATGCACGGACTTTTTTCAAAAATCACAGGTGTTATGTCAGCAAATAATATAAATATACTTGGCGCCCAGATAAATACGCTTAAAAACGGCATTGTGCTTGATGTCCTTCAGGTAGCAAGTCCGATGGGTGAGATAATAACTGATGAGGCAAAATGGCAGAAGACTAAAAAGGATTTGGCAGATGCCCTGACAGGCGCAGTATATGTTGACAAACTTGTTGCAAAAATAGGGACATCAATACTTGATAAAAAGCCAAAACCAGTTGTTCCTGCATTTGTTGAAATTGACAATGATGTGTCAGATGAATTTACAGTAATTGATATTCATGCACAGGACAGGGTGGGACTATTATACAGCATCACCAGCGCTATGGCAAAACTTGGTCTTTACATCTATGTCTCAAAAATCACTACAAAAGGCAACACTGCATCAGACATATTTTATGTAAAGGACATCTTTGGGCAAAAGATTTATTACAGCGAAAAGTTAAAAGACATAAAAGAAACCTTGTTAAAGGCAGTCTAA